The window AAGTATCTAAGAACAATAACAAGAAACTACTTAGAAAAGTCTAAAGAACTCTCTTCTGTttgagttatattttaaaaatattcaaattgatcAAATTTACTACTAAATTTTTGAGCATGATATTAGAATATTGAGATTGTCTGAAAATAATAACTCTACAGATTGGTAAAATGTAATAACACTAATTTTAATTTGAAGCATACAAACAAGTTATCTTACTTTATGTGTGTAACTTTAGAAAAAATAGGAAAACTTgctctttttgtttttaataaattttagtaaCAATTCAATATTGGAGATTATAAATCATCAAATATTTATGGATTATTTTTGGTGATACTTAGTAAGCATACATTTTCAATACTTATATTCATAAGAGGTTAGATAAACTCTACATTACAAACCCTAATAAAGGGTGAAagatttcatgaaataaaaaaaaatcatacttaaATACATGAATTAATTTCTAATTGACAttcttatttcttataaaaatctgaaaaatacATTGATGCATgcattaagaaatattaaatacaaggttTTATTAGTAGTATCTTACTGCAGAATAAATGAAATCTTTGAAGGTGATGGGAAACGTTAATAAAATTCCAAGGTTAGCTGTTTTCAGCTATAAGTTTCTCCTACACCttcaatttatttacattttgaaatgtcTGGATCAGAACATTAAAACTGACTGGAAACAAGCAATTTTTCTTCAATGGAAATTTCAACTCAGGAaacacagttttgtattttaaagaatttagACTACAAAAATTTAGACTGACTTTAACCTGGcaaataataaacagaatatttattttcatatcttcaagttattttattactattaaggGTATGGATTCTGTTACAAAACTAGAGAGAGAAGTTCAAAATTCtacagaataaaacaaagttttttaaaattctaaattcaTATTTCTGTTAGTTAAAAGGTTCTTTTTAGTTTACACCACCACAAGATTAAAGGCAAGCGTCCATTCCTCTTCTGTAGTTGTGGGTCGTAGACACAAAATTTGACTTCTTGTATTTTTCTAAGATAACTTTCACAAGCAACCTGTTAAGATACAAAAAATAGTGAATGCAATTACTGCCACAATCTATTTATTTCATAccctaaagtaaaaaaaataattctaaaacaaatttttacatgATCTCTATCTCCAATATACtattcatattttaacattataaactttttataatattattataagacACTGAATAAGAGTACAAgtttacttaaattatttttaagagtaCCCTTTGACTTCTTATAGTTACTAGACAAGAAAATTAACATTGAATATGTCTAGATTTTAAAGAAAGGAAATCCTTAAGAATTGAAAAGTGCCAACTTAAAACATTGTTCTCataattgaaattaaattattaccaCTCACTGAATAATTGAGTATGGTAGAAGAATTTGTTTACAGTACGAAGGATAAACAACACAACACATGAATGTTATTTGTTACATAGTAACATATAAAACAACTCTACACTAACTGgtgaaacatatataataattaaagtcTCTGTAGCtactaactatttcacaaatgTAATCTCTGTGCTAATGATGATAAAAATGAATTTACagcatttaaaactgttttacctACCTTCACAAATTTGTATCTCAGACTTGCAGACAGTCTGCAAGCAATTAAGTTGTAACAAGACAGATAACTAAATATTAACCTAGTATGATGCAGGCTTGACCCAAACTGGATtaggaaattttatattttatatctgaaGGTGTAATGTTGCCTACATACTAAATTTATCATCTGAGCAAACTCTCAGAAGGAATCATGGAAATTTAATAATGACTTGTTTATCATCAATTATTATATACATCACAcaaattaagattaaaaacagCCAAATCTAGGGACAGCTAAGTCTAATAACTTTAAATGCAAATtgtgtttctaaatatatatacatagcatAACATATCCAACAAATGGAGAATTATCAAAAATGCTTTTTCTTTTCTATGATAATGAGATTTTAGTCATCATTTTAAAGATTTGTTACATAATTTATGGAATATGCTTACTGCTGGAAGGAATACAACTCTTGCTGCTGGTGGAACATCTTTCTTGAAGGACCTAGCCTGGAACAAAAGGAAATACAAAGTAAAACCTAACCTACAAAGCAATAAAAACTAGTAgacattaaaaattgtttctttcttataCTGAAACTTCCCTGAATTGATActaattcaaaataacacaacTGTTTTCTACTGATATAAGATTATACATGCAAAACATATGAAAGTATAAAGAGAATTAAAGAGGCCAACATATATGATATGTTTGTTCTAAGCAGTCCCAACCTGGCCATTTTTGACagaaaaagaaatcaaaactgCCTATATCACTTCTTGGGacctacaaaaagtatctttgtataaaagttactatgtaaatttagtaaaatacagcTAAGCAATtgatcaaaaacacaaaaagtatGGTTTTTGTAAGATTTGGgccccctaaaaaaaaaaaaagaaagacttaAATTGGGTAAATCCACTTTTTGTATTTCATTGTGATAGgcacataaaaatttatatttgtgtcaacTTCCATACAGATTGCTGTAAATATTACTGCACAGAAGCCCAAAACATACATTtttgggttgtttgttttttaacttcgtaAAATTCTTAATGAGgcctaaataaaaagaaaaaaaagaagaaaaaaagaggagtCTAGGCATATTGGACTATAGTATAAATAACCCTACCACATGTTAAGTCAATCTGCcaagaaattaagaaatagcCATTGACTGGAAATTGTTGGAAAATGGAAGAAACTATAGAAAAATAGTATGTCTCTGTAACTTCTGCATCAAAAATATCTTTTCAAAAAATGAGAACATTAAAAATAGGCTAAACTTTCCAATACAGATGTAAGTTGCAATGATTTTCCAAAAATAACacttacaaatacataaataaaaagttttgtctTGTATTGAATGAAACTGCAGTAACACAAACAAAGGCTTGATATGTGGCCTAAACGTTTTATAGAATAAAACAGCATcgagaaaaaaaataatgacaaattttTTACAAAATCTTTATACTCACAGTTTCTAAATGTTGATGTGCCAAGGAAGCAATTTCATAAACAACATCTGTTACTGACTTTTCCTGGGATCCTTGAAGAATTTCCTCCTGAGAAACTTTGTGCTTTATAAAAGAGGTTGAAATACAATTTAGAGATCAATATTAAAAGCAATCTTTCACAACCAGTTATAATCTACAATACAGGCTAAAAAGAAATTCTTGGAAATAGTAGTCAATTCAGagaaacagagaagaaaaacaatgttTGATATTGCTTGAATACAAGACTTTATGTGAAGAAAAATCTGAATGTCcaacttttactttaaatatagcCTCAGTGTTTagtttataaagtaattaatgtctttaaaataccattaaactagtttttattaaatttaatcttTTTCTCTGAACCTAAATACAAATGCTATTAATAACACAATCTCTCTGAAAAGTTAACTGTGGGATTTTAATGTAAGCCACAGTTCAGGAAGACTCTAAGCCCTTCTTTTTCGCAATCTGTGATGAACTAATTATGAGAACACACaccataaataatttttatataattattttctgaaagtATACATGATGCCAACAAACCTTAATGAGCACATCAGTAGGAAGGTAGACTCGTCCTCTCGACGCATTGAAAGGAACACCACGTAACAAGTTAGTAATCCCCTGACATTTGCCTAGATGACTAGCAGCATGGTCACACTGAAGATCTGTTATTCCTGGCAATAAGGGAGCTTACATGTAATATGTCCTGAGAgagacaacatattaaaaataaataaatgaaaacatttaaactgaTTGCTTTCTTTGCCATAAGAAAATCTAGTTGACTATGCTGCCATGTGCTACATGAACTTAATATTCTAAAACCCTTACTTTCTATCACCCGAGAAAAATTAAACCATATTCTACTTTATTTGAGTTTTGCAAAGCAGCATATTGTGGAATAAATATGCATATAAAAGCCATAACTATAAAACTTACAAATGGATTAAAAAAATAACCACTTGCCAACTGTCAGATTCAATCAAATTAACAATATGGATGCTTTGTATTgcaataaatgtttgtaaaactaGCCAGTACTGATTCAGTTAGATTTATAGTTAACCTTGCTTTTTTCTCACTGAGTTAAATGGAGTTATaagagtttgttaaacaacaagaaatagaGAGAGTAGAGTGGTAACTAAAGAGAGAAGAGTATTAGAGGAATGAAAGGCTGGAAAAAGAGagagaataacaaaataaattgagaTTGCAAAGCTCACATAGCTGAAGGAAGAAGGACAATGGAGTCAGGGCCAGCTGATTCAAGCTGCCCAAATTTAATGAACAAAAAGGTGACAGATGCTTTTCTGAAGAGATATGAAAGATTTGTCCAAAGTCAGAACTTGTGCAAAGGTGACTGACTAGACCATCAGTGGCATACTAAAGGGGGTGCAAGAGGAGCAGTCCACCATGGGTGACAGCCAGGAGATGGtgccagaagaagaaaaaagggCTATGTTTTAATGTCTTGATCACTTTCATCAAGAACTGGAGATTTGTTCTAGGGCAATGGATCAAACTGTCAATATTCACTGTTATTCAGCCAAACATTTTGGTTGGTTGCAACAGAAGAAGAACTTCAGAAGTATATTCAAAATTGGACTCAGATTTTCATTTAATTCTCTGACGAAGACACGAGTATGGAAATTGTATAACTTCAGAGGCATTTGGAAGCTGCCAAAATCAGCATTAAAGAGGCAAAGAAATGGACAGCATTACAGTTTCTAGAGTTTATTGTGAAATTGGATTTTTTGAATCTCTGCCAAGCTTGTCACtgtgtttgaaatttttttaCTGCATATGTGTCTATTGCTTTATGTGAAAGAAGTTTTTCCAAATTgaaattgatataatttttttttttttgcacgaCCATGAGTTAGACAAGACTGACAAATCTGGCTTTACTTTAAACTGAACATGAATATGCAAAGAAAGTGAATTTTGATGAGGTCATTGATCAATTTGCATAAATTAAGGTTTGAAGCAGAGACtgtgatttctctatatttaccTTTGAAAAACAGATTGAGCATTGAAATTGGATTTACTGTGTTTTTTGTATACAATAAAATGCACTATTACCTGTTCACTCCATTTTAAATGTCCTGCATTTTTCTTATTTCCAATTTGCTTATGACAGTACTGTACTATTTAAAAATCTACttgtaaacataatatatttttctatgtgtttacattttaaaattgttttggtGGGGTATCAAAGGAAGGATCTACCCCATGTGTCAAATACTTTAGGTATGCCTCTGCTCAGTCCACTTCCTACAGGAAGGAGCCTACAAGTACATGTAGGCATGATATCAGAAGAAGCCATGAActatgaaaaattgaaaattattttatgaaacaataaGTAGTTACAGAGAAACGTTTTCACTGAAAGTTCAGAGAAATCAAACCTGACACTAGAGAAACTATGTTTCAGTTTGTGGCATGTCTTCAGCAATACATCAAAAGATGGACTGACCTGGTCAGATATGACAAAAGTTTTGACAGACTAGCAGATCAACTGAGAGGAGTACAGTATGAGATCATGTGCTCAACAGACATGTCACTGTTCTCAGAGGAAAAAGCAACAAAAGATGTGGAGAAGATGATAAAGCTGGTAGAACAATATGTGGAAGACCATAGAGGGAGTATAAATGGCACGTTAAATTCAAAACCAATGATGACGAACCAGAAGCAACAGTCTAACGAAGGTGACAAGAAATTAACAGAGAGAAGGAAGAAGAAAtgctatgtttgttataaaacaggACAAACTGTAAAGGAGTGCAAGTCCATTACCAGCAACAGTAAAAAATCAACATAAAGCAgctatttgtaaatatattgctCATAAGAAATAAGAAAAGAGTGGCTGGAATTGTGAATGCTGCTGCCAGAAGAAAGAGAATCAAGACAACTCATCAGATTCATCACAAGAAGAAAATGCCATTTCCATGACTGACCATTCCACAACTAATGGTCAGCTCAAATTagcaaatggatcaacagtgccaATAGTGATCAGAGCATATTACAAATATCGAGAGGTGCTAACAAGTCATAATATGCCAATATGTGAAGGCTATACTGGGGACAAGAAAATGAAGGTTCTACAAGACACTGAGTACAGCATATGAGAAGCAAGACATGCCTATGTATGATAATTAATGGGACATTGAGAAAGTTTCCCATAACAAAAGTAAAGATTCATACTCTAAATTATGTAGGAGACCTTGATGCTATGTGTATTAAGGAACCAATATGCAACTAGGTGATAGGAAACATACCAGGTAGAGAAAATTTGAAGGAAATACAGAAGAAAGATCCTTCACCACAGAAACTAAGGGACAATGCTCAGAAGAAGTCAAAGGTTATGAGAAGGGATCTTGTCAAGATTAAGCTCTACTGTGAACCCTATACTAGGAAAGACAGAAACTGTGAGTATTGGTGTAGACTGCATGAAAAGATGTAGTACATGAAATGGAAACACTTTgtttatagagaaaaaaaatcttgaaGAGGGGTTCATGTCAGATATAAgagactgtttagtgtaggtgttattaattattttgtgtttgtaactaATCATTGTTAAGGTTATCAAATGTTGTGTCGATAACTCATTGATGCTGAGACTATCAAAATTCTTAGAATGTTTAAGTCATAGGCATATAAATAGTTGCAACAAGACAAGTGAGAACAGAAAGAAAGTGAATAAGAGTCAAGTCATGAGCAAGAGAAGTTTAGTCACAGAAAGTCAAAAATCATAAAAGTAACTGTCACAGGAGTGAAAGGCCTGATGGTTGACACATGTTAGAGTGAATTTAACAGTTTGGAAGAGATAAAGagaataactttttgtttttgtttttgtaaattgtaaTGTTGTATCAAAGATATTGAATAAATGATTTACTTCTTACTTATTTTTTGCAAATGAACATATTAAAAGTATTCTGGTTGAAGATGAAACATATAAACAGGATACTCTATAGGTACGAAGAAGTAGAAAGCAATGGAAGGTAGTATCATGTTGCCAGAAAGGTAGTGGAATGTAACAGAAATGTACCATGTTGGTATTGTGATACACTAAATTGACTGTATGTTAGTAGTTCCATTGCCTAATATTActatgtataaataacatttcttgtattccacatttttacataaatgttaaataaattaactatGTAATCACTACCAAACcactatgttattaatatacatatattaggtAAATGTATTTGTTGGGTAATTGGCAGAAAAGTTAACATATTCCTGTGctgaaaatgaattttaaatagaTACTTACCCCCTTCTCTCACAAAATAGTTAGACTtgtactgccctctatatgtgCAATTTTTACTCACCATTAGCCTTGATGCTCTCatctaacattacataatttccTGTTGTAGTATGTAAAAACGTTCCACCAATAGGGTTGTGTGACACATTCTCCTAGTACAGCTCACTTCCTCTGTACTACAGAGCACTATCTTCACATCCAGAGTAAGAAACAACAATGCACCAGAGGTGAGGACAGGTAGTAAGTGTCAGTGGAGCtgagtatctatcagaaatacatttttagtgaaggaaaatgctaacttctgatacaatatattacctttgCTTAAATAATAGCTAAAATTGCACATTGTAAATGTTGGAAGGAACAATGCAAAAGCACCAATGAGCACTCTTCAGAAGGCACCTGAAGAGAAGTAATGTGATACCTAAATGTACAGGTTTACACTTGTAGAAGACTGTACCTCCTCTGTGTCAGATATACTGTTTGCTCCTTGTAAAAACGTGTCACTAAATTGGGTGGAAATGATGCATATTCAGTTTGTAATTGGATGTGCAAAATAGTGTAGAGTGGCAAAAGTACATCAGACTGTATTCAGTGGGTCAACTCCAGTCCAAATCTAGGCAGCAGTTAGTATTTGTTTTCTGGTCTACAGTGGGAGAAGGGACACAACTGTCTTTGCCTCAATACCAAGAAGCAGAAGGGAAAAACAACTTCAGTCTTGATAACCCAGACAGTGCATGTGTGCAAACCCAACACTCAATTAATACCAGGCCTCCTGGGAACCTGACATTCAGTCAACAGTAGTAAGCTGGCATGCAAATGTGTTTGATCAACTTTGGCTTTAAACCAGGTGGCATCAGAAATGTCATTTGTTTTCAGATAGAGGAGGGCCCCTACCAGCCACGTGTATGAGAACTTACATCCAGTGGTCCTGTGCTACTCCAACACACCTCATGGGAGACAACATACATGAAACCTTAAGGCGAGGGTAAGCCAGCTGGAGGGGAAATTGCATGTGGTGGATTTGTCctgttcaaaatcaggtgacatCAGGAATTTTCTTTTGGCTTACAGTATGAGAAAAATACTCACCATCTACATTAATAGAGTACTACTaccctactctcaactgagtGTAATCAGTCATACTCAAAAGAAAATTTGTGTTCTACCAATTAAGCAGACAAGAACTGGTAAATGACAAGAACTTCTCTACTCTATTAGGAGAAAGGAGAGGATGATAAAGTGGAAATCTAAGGAAGCCCAGGTTCCCAAAAGTGACAGAATCTTGCACACAAATAGAGAACGAAAGGATTTGGCTTTGGAAACCAAACACTCCATTGAcccaagaaaagaaaaattacttgAAAGTAAATGGAAGCATCAAAACTAGTGGTGATTAAAATTGCAAACATAGAGAGCAACACAAGTTGAAAAAATATTGTCATGTGAGAGATATGGTATCATATTGAAAACACTTAGCAATAGATTGtagaattaagaaataaacaaacaaaagttgttCACTTACACAAAGATTGTAGAATTAAGTACTACACAGAAGAAATAGATCTTTCacttacctatatatatatatatatatatatatatatatatatacagaattaagaaataagcaaacaaaaatttagtttttcGAAGTAATAAGTAGAAGAAATAATCtactaaagatatatatatttactaaagatATACTTTTTACTTTCCATACATTAcagaattaagaaataaacaaacaaaacttagttTTTCACTTACATATAgactataaaatttagtaataagtagaagaaatatatttttcacttatCAATATATATAGAAGCAATACACTAAAGAACCAGACGATTCACTTACCCATAGACTGTAGAATTAAGTAATAAACAGAAGAAACAGATCTTTCAGCATAATCTTCAAGTTCTTCTATAGTTTGGTGACCTGTTTCTGAAAGCAGGCAttcctaaaaaacaaacaacatattataCTTAGCTCTTTGAAGTACAATCTGTGCTGTAAACCCAGACAACTCTAAGTTCCTCTGTTTATTTGAATGTTACATCACTTCAATACCAGGTGCTAATTGTACTTGTCTGCCATTTAGAAAATTACTCAATATAACCTAATAAAATGAGAAGACAATTTGTTCtacagaaaatttatttcataaatatgtccaagaagtatgtatatatttcatacacTCCTTCtggtaaataaaataagtttgtaataaaaaagtGTATGACAGTGGCTTCAGTTTGaagttgttttatgtaacaacCCAAATTCTGATTTCTGACTACATAACAATTAGGACTTGTATACTGttaaactgttattatatttatgaaactttcAAAAACTTAAGTAAagacaaacttttgtttttaataaatgtttctattttacaaattatgtaaAGTCTGCCTGATGATCTCgggaa of the Tachypleus tridentatus isolate NWPU-2018 chromosome 13, ASM421037v1, whole genome shotgun sequence genome contains:
- the sicily gene encoding NADH dehydrogenase (ubiquinone) complex I, assembly factor 6 homolog sicily; amino-acid sequence: MSTRVVFFSRLFRFSGKLKFSYPEFLYSYSGLAEFTANRKLGNTAINKKRQTPAEYCADVLRKYDYENYLATLLLPKESRSAAIAIRAFNTELSQVKDMVSSTHAGTMRIQFWKDTLDQIFQGQPPQQPIALELARILKRQKLSKLWFQRMLDSRECLLSETGHQTIEELEDYAERSVSSVYYLILQSMGITDLQCDHAASHLGKCQGITNLLRGVPFNASRGRVYLPTDVLIKHKVSQEEILQGSQEKSVTDVVYEIASLAHQHLETARSFKKDVPPAARVVFLPAVACESYLRKIQEVKFCVYDPQLQKRNGRLPLILWWCKLKRTF